From a single Paraburkholderia sp. D15 genomic region:
- a CDS encoding alanine--glyoxylate aminotransferase family protein, with the protein MPTSSHSSVASVVPCPVVDSLDAILPEEPLLMMGAGPVPIPAAVAKANAIVINHLGGTMVKVINQVKTMARYVFQTNSKWVLGVAGPGSAAMEMAISNLAWQGTRVLSIKNGFFSERMAEMGRRVGAQVSTLDVDDGVVASLDQVAEAIRRERPEIVTVVQGETSNTVWNYHLKDIAALAKAAGALVIVDAVCTLSTMPLEMDAWGIDAVITGGQKGLSSIPGVSLIAFSDAAWARVKGRTASNAHWCLDASLAENFWHNAGYHYTAPVSGVLALHEALRLVCAETLEKRFARHLKCSLALQEGIAALGLKLYAPAECRLNSVVGIEVPQGLNPGDICGHISRQHQVEISGSFGLPIVRIGQMGEQCREHNLFRTLHALGRTMRDLGANVDLPAGVAALEKSLSGGARAAAR; encoded by the coding sequence ATGCCGACTTCTTCACACTCCTCCGTTGCTTCCGTCGTGCCCTGTCCGGTTGTCGACTCGCTCGACGCCATCCTTCCCGAAGAACCGTTGCTGATGATGGGCGCCGGCCCCGTGCCGATTCCCGCCGCCGTCGCCAAGGCCAACGCGATCGTGATCAATCACCTCGGCGGCACCATGGTGAAGGTGATCAACCAGGTGAAGACCATGGCGCGCTACGTGTTCCAGACGAACTCGAAGTGGGTGCTGGGTGTCGCGGGTCCGGGATCGGCGGCGATGGAAATGGCGATCTCCAATCTCGCGTGGCAAGGCACGCGCGTGCTGAGCATCAAGAACGGTTTCTTCAGCGAGCGGATGGCGGAGATGGGCCGCCGTGTCGGCGCGCAGGTGAGCACGCTGGACGTCGACGACGGCGTGGTCGCGAGTCTCGATCAGGTTGCCGAAGCGATTCGCCGCGAGCGGCCGGAGATCGTGACCGTAGTGCAGGGCGAGACCTCGAACACGGTGTGGAATTACCACCTGAAGGATATCGCCGCGCTCGCCAAGGCGGCTGGCGCGCTGGTGATCGTCGACGCGGTGTGCACGCTCAGCACGATGCCGCTGGAGATGGACGCGTGGGGCATCGACGCGGTGATCACCGGTGGGCAGAAGGGCTTGTCGTCGATCCCCGGCGTGTCGCTGATCGCGTTCTCGGATGCGGCGTGGGCGCGCGTGAAGGGACGCACGGCGTCGAACGCGCACTGGTGCCTGGATGCCTCGCTCGCGGAGAACTTCTGGCACAACGCGGGCTATCACTACACCGCGCCGGTGTCGGGCGTGCTCGCGTTGCACGAGGCGTTGCGACTGGTGTGCGCGGAGACGCTGGAGAAGCGTTTCGCGCGACATCTGAAATGCTCGCTGGCGTTGCAGGAAGGGATCGCCGCGTTGGGGCTGAAGCTGTATGCGCCCGCCGAGTGCCGGCTCAATTCCGTAGTCGGCATCGAAGTGCCGCAGGGTTTGAATCCCGGCGACATCTGCGGGCATATCTCGCGGCAGCATCAGGTGGAGATTTCGGGCTCGTTCGGTTTGCCGATCGTGCGGATCGGCCAGATGGGCGAGCAATGCCGCGAACACAATCTGTTCAGAACGCTGCACGCGCTGGGCCGCACGATGCGCGATCTCGGCGCGAACGTGGATTTGCCGGCGGGCGTAGCGGCGCTGGAGAAATCGCTGTCGGGTGGGGCGCGCGCGGCAGCGCGGTGA
- a CDS encoding DUF1996 domain-containing protein — protein sequence MKIFRVLWILLASVAAPAWANEFNVQCAYSHTLPDDPIMYPGLPGQAMGHDFFGNTATNASSTYGSLNDNKLTTCDSTADVSAYWAPQLKRASGIVVPSYQKTYYKNDQPVVPLQAIPAGLEMLAGDHKGTTPNPHINFLCAGGSYTTVAPTQCPLVTGSDGPYAQLDISVHFPDCWDGKTLVPDPMAGIVNMAYRNADGTCPSAFPVKLPELQMNIAYDLGQDPDMSSAQLSLDPVWQDGRWVLQWGGMYTAHGDFIDAWKVDSMQYMIDTCMNAPVTQGSTCSKSIPTYYSVANADAWTDTNGVVHATDATLMSTTGSVVLMKFDTPRDLGAYPYATSSLQTYGQNVSDSTAVMLDLYAASTDWDDATHPPTASACSTQHIGGIYLDNLPGVRTNDVTSYVAAQVAAGATQIGICIRNTTGRSVQFSSREGGWAPALYLK from the coding sequence ATGAAAATCTTTCGCGTGCTCTGGATACTTCTGGCGTCGGTCGCTGCCCCCGCCTGGGCCAACGAGTTCAACGTGCAATGCGCTTACTCCCATACATTGCCGGATGATCCGATCATGTATCCCGGTCTTCCCGGTCAGGCAATGGGTCACGATTTCTTCGGCAACACGGCGACGAATGCATCCAGCACATACGGTTCACTGAACGACAACAAGCTCACCACCTGCGATTCGACCGCCGACGTCTCGGCCTACTGGGCGCCGCAACTGAAGCGCGCGTCCGGCATCGTCGTGCCGTCGTATCAGAAGACCTATTACAAGAACGATCAACCGGTTGTTCCGCTTCAGGCGATTCCCGCCGGCCTCGAGATGCTGGCGGGCGATCACAAGGGCACGACACCGAATCCCCACATCAACTTCCTGTGCGCGGGCGGCTCGTACACGACAGTCGCCCCGACCCAGTGCCCGCTCGTGACCGGCAGCGACGGCCCGTACGCGCAGCTCGACATCTCTGTGCATTTCCCGGATTGCTGGGACGGCAAAACGCTGGTGCCCGACCCCATGGCCGGCATTGTCAACATGGCGTATCGCAATGCGGACGGTACGTGCCCCAGCGCCTTCCCGGTCAAGCTGCCGGAGTTGCAGATGAACATCGCGTACGACCTCGGACAGGACCCCGATATGTCGAGCGCGCAGCTATCGCTGGACCCGGTGTGGCAGGATGGCCGCTGGGTGCTGCAATGGGGCGGCATGTACACGGCCCACGGCGATTTTATCGACGCGTGGAAGGTCGATTCGATGCAATACATGATCGACACGTGCATGAACGCGCCGGTAACGCAGGGCTCGACCTGCTCGAAGAGCATCCCGACGTATTACTCGGTCGCTAACGCAGACGCGTGGACCGACACGAACGGCGTGGTGCATGCCACCGACGCCACGCTGATGTCGACGACCGGCAGCGTCGTACTGATGAAATTCGACACGCCTCGCGATCTCGGCGCCTATCCGTATGCGACGTCTTCGCTGCAAACCTATGGGCAGAACGTCAGCGACTCGACGGCCGTGATGCTCGACCTTTACGCAGCGTCCACGGATTGGGACGACGCGACGCATCCGCCGACTGCCAGCGCCTGCTCGACGCAACACATAGGCGGCATCTATCTGGACAACTTGCCCGGCGTGCGCACGAACGACGTGACGAGCTACGTGGCCGCGCAGGTCGCCGCCGGCGCGACGCAGATCGGCATCTGCATACGCAACACGACGGGGCGCAGCGTGCAGTTTTCTTCGCGCGAAGGCGGCTGGGCGCCGGCGCTCTATCTCAAGTGA
- a CDS encoding MFS transporter, translating to MSTDSAAPRSQFATTLQIIPVVFFTFICYLTIGIPLAVLPGYVHDDLGYSAVLAGAAISVQYLATLASRPLAGRSADTLGPKRTVSIGLLGCGASGVLLLAAVLCGRWPVLSLALLVCSRLVLGFGESLCGTGAILWGIGRVGTSNNARVISWNGIATYGALAVGAPLGVAIAHTVGFAALGILVILLAALGFYLARPIAPVPVVHGERMSYGSVFTRVLPHGLGLALGSAGFGSIATFITLFYAARHWPNAALSLTVFGTLFIGARLLFANTIKTYGGFRVAIASFSFECAGLLMLWLAPEPHVALAGAALTGFGFALVFPALGVEAVGLVPPASRGAALSAYSVFLDLSLGITGPLAGYIAGEFGYGSVFLFAAMASAAAVVLSTVLYLRNARAPVAPAAT from the coding sequence ATGTCCACCGACTCAGCGGCACCTCGCAGCCAGTTTGCGACGACCTTGCAGATCATTCCGGTCGTTTTTTTCACGTTTATTTGCTACCTGACGATCGGAATTCCGCTCGCGGTGCTGCCCGGCTACGTCCACGACGACCTCGGCTATAGCGCGGTGCTGGCCGGCGCGGCAATCAGCGTGCAATACCTGGCGACGCTCGCGTCGCGGCCGCTGGCCGGCCGCTCGGCGGACACGCTGGGGCCGAAACGCACGGTGTCGATCGGTCTGCTGGGGTGCGGTGCGAGCGGCGTGCTGTTGCTGGCCGCGGTGCTGTGCGGCCGCTGGCCCGTGCTGAGCCTCGCGCTGCTGGTGTGTAGCCGGCTCGTGCTCGGTTTCGGCGAAAGCCTGTGCGGCACCGGCGCGATTCTGTGGGGCATCGGCCGGGTCGGCACCAGCAACAACGCGCGGGTGATTTCGTGGAACGGCATCGCCACGTATGGCGCGCTGGCGGTCGGTGCGCCGCTCGGCGTCGCGATCGCGCATACGGTCGGCTTCGCCGCGCTGGGCATTCTGGTGATTCTGCTGGCCGCTCTCGGTTTCTATCTGGCGCGGCCCATCGCGCCGGTGCCGGTCGTGCACGGCGAGCGCATGTCGTACGGCAGCGTGTTCACGCGCGTGTTGCCGCATGGCCTCGGGCTCGCGCTCGGCTCGGCCGGGTTCGGCTCGATCGCCACCTTCATCACGCTGTTCTATGCGGCGAGGCATTGGCCGAACGCGGCGCTGTCGCTGACGGTGTTCGGCACGCTCTTCATCGGCGCGCGTCTGCTGTTCGCCAATACGATCAAGACTTACGGCGGGTTCCGCGTCGCGATTGCGTCGTTCTCGTTCGAATGCGCGGGGCTGTTGATGCTGTGGCTCGCCCCCGAACCGCACGTGGCGCTCGCCGGCGCCGCGTTGACGGGCTTCGGCTTCGCACTGGTGTTTCCGGCGCTCGGCGTCGAGGCGGTCGGCCTCGTGCCGCCGGCAAGCCGCGGCGCGGCGTTGTCGGCGTATTCGGTGTTTCTGGATCTGTCGCTGGGGATTACCGGGCCGCTGGCGGGGTATATCGCCGGTGAGTTCGGCTACGGCTCGGTGTTTCTGTTTGCGGCGATGGCGTCGGCCGCGGCCGTCGTGCTGTCGACGGTTCTCTATCTGCGCAATGCACGCGCGCCGGTCGCCCCCGCGGCGACCTGA
- the xdhA gene encoding xanthine dehydrogenase small subunit, with protein MTEPIRFYHRNAIREIKDAPVTRTVLQYLREDAHCTGTKEGCAEGDCGACTVVLGERNAAGGVDFKAVNACIQFVPTLDGKALFTVEDLRQPDGSLHPVQEAMVECHGSQCGFCTPGFVMSMWSLYEKHGHEHSCANRTVPSRDTISNALTGNLCRCTGYRPIVDAAVRMFDAPPPKAPVNVEALAATLAKIERTDTFHYQHAGQQFDAPRTVDALAKIKEAEPATRILAGSTDIGLWVTKMMRELGNIVYVGQIAEFQKLEVNGDWIEIGAGVSVEKAYTEIIKQYPELFEMQQRFASLPIRNAGTLGGNIANGSPIGDSMPGLIALGAHVVVRGGDIEREMPLEDLYLAYQKKDMAEHEFVVGLKVPTRTGARKNLQFRTYKLSKRFDSDISAVCAAFSFIADGNMIREPRIAFGGMAATSKRATHAEAVLRDAEWHEATAQAAMIALGNDYAPLSDMRATSNYRLDAAKNTLYRFWLETRPNNPLPKSALDVRAVAPACAPAGANV; from the coding sequence ATGACTGAGCCGATTCGCTTCTACCACCGCAACGCGATCCGCGAGATCAAGGACGCGCCTGTTACCCGCACGGTCCTGCAGTATCTGCGCGAGGACGCGCACTGCACCGGCACCAAGGAAGGCTGCGCCGAAGGCGACTGCGGCGCGTGCACGGTCGTGCTCGGCGAACGCAATGCGGCGGGCGGCGTCGACTTCAAGGCGGTCAACGCGTGCATTCAATTCGTGCCGACGCTGGACGGCAAGGCGCTGTTCACCGTCGAGGATCTGCGTCAGCCGGACGGCTCGCTGCATCCGGTGCAGGAAGCGATGGTGGAGTGTCACGGTTCGCAGTGTGGTTTCTGCACGCCGGGCTTCGTCATGTCGATGTGGTCGCTGTATGAAAAGCACGGCCACGAGCATAGCTGCGCGAACAGGACGGTGCCGTCGCGCGACACGATCAGCAACGCGCTGACCGGCAACCTGTGCCGCTGCACCGGCTACCGTCCGATCGTCGATGCCGCCGTGCGCATGTTCGACGCGCCGCCGCCGAAAGCGCCGGTCAACGTCGAAGCGCTCGCCGCGACGCTCGCGAAGATCGAACGTACCGACACGTTCCACTATCAGCACGCCGGCCAGCAGTTCGACGCGCCGCGCACGGTCGACGCGCTCGCGAAGATCAAGGAAGCCGAACCGGCCACGCGGATTCTCGCCGGCAGCACCGACATCGGTCTGTGGGTCACGAAGATGATGCGCGAGCTCGGCAACATCGTGTACGTCGGTCAGATCGCCGAATTCCAGAAGCTGGAAGTCAACGGCGACTGGATCGAGATCGGCGCGGGCGTGAGCGTCGAAAAGGCCTATACGGAAATCATCAAGCAGTATCCGGAACTGTTCGAAATGCAGCAGCGCTTCGCGTCGCTGCCGATCCGCAACGCCGGCACGCTCGGCGGCAATATCGCCAACGGTTCGCCGATCGGCGATTCGATGCCCGGCCTGATCGCGCTGGGCGCGCACGTGGTCGTGCGCGGCGGCGATATCGAACGCGAAATGCCGCTGGAAGATCTGTACCTCGCCTACCAGAAGAAGGACATGGCCGAGCACGAGTTCGTGGTCGGGCTGAAGGTGCCGACCCGCACCGGCGCGCGCAAGAACCTGCAATTCCGCACCTACAAGCTGTCCAAGCGCTTCGACTCGGACATCTCGGCAGTCTGCGCGGCGTTCTCGTTCATCGCCGACGGCAACATGATCCGCGAACCGCGCATCGCGTTCGGCGGCATGGCCGCGACCTCCAAGCGCGCCACGCACGCCGAAGCCGTGCTGCGCGACGCGGAATGGCACGAAGCCACCGCGCAGGCCGCGATGATCGCGCTCGGCAACGACTACGCGCCGCTGTCCGACATGCGTGCGACCAGCAACTACCGGCTCGATGCCGCGAAGAACACCTTGTACCGTTTCTGGCTCGAAACGCGTCCGAACAATCCGCTGCCGAAGAGCGCGCTCGACGTGCGCGCGGTCGCCCCGGCCTGTGCCCCGGCCGGCGCGAATGTCTAA
- the xdhB gene encoding xanthine dehydrogenase molybdopterin binding subunit: MNQQAEPFLKDLKELEDFTQVHVSRPHESAHLHVSGRATYTDDIPTLAGTLHAALGLSPKAHAKIVSMSLDKVRATPGVVAIFTAEDFPGVNDVGPIIHGDDPILADGLVQYVGQPMFIVVATSHEAARLAARRAEVVYEELPAVLTAQQARAANQHVLPPMKLARGDAGTKIARAAHREAGEMLLGGQEQFYLEGQISYAVPKDDDGMHVYCSTQHPTEMQHMVAHALGVASHNVLIECRRMGGGFGGKESQSGLFACCAALAAWKLLCPVKLRPDRDDDMMVTGKRHDFHYTYEVGYDDQGVIDGVSVDMTSRCGFSADLSGPVMTRALCHFDNAYWLSDVSIDGFCGKTNTQSNTAFRGFGGPQGAFAIEYIMDNVARSVGQDSLDVRRRNLYGKTERNQTPYGQVVEDNVIHELIDELEATSEYRARRAAINEFNANNEILKKGLALTPVKFGIAFNVTHFNQAGALVHIYTDGSVLVNHGGTEMGQGLNTKVAQVVAHELGISFGRIRVTATDTSKIANTSATAASTGSDLNGRAAQDAARQLRERLQAFAAERFGGNQVSASEVRFVHDRVVVGDAVVPFEEVIAKAYVARIQLWSDGFYATPKLYWDQAKLQGRPFFYYSYGAAVSEVVIDTLTGEMRVLRADALHDVGASLNPALDVGQVEGAFIQGMGWLTTEELWWNAGGKLMTHAPSTYKIPTVNDTPPDFRVRLFKNRNAEDSIHRSKATGEPPLLLPFSVFFAVRDAVSAVGNHKVNPPLNAPATSEEILKAVSAVRAAVATPRQ, encoded by the coding sequence ATGAATCAGCAAGCCGAACCGTTCCTGAAAGACCTCAAGGAGCTCGAGGACTTCACCCAGGTCCACGTTTCGCGACCGCACGAGTCCGCGCATCTGCACGTGAGCGGCCGCGCGACCTATACCGACGACATCCCGACGCTCGCCGGCACGCTGCACGCCGCGCTCGGCCTGTCGCCGAAAGCGCACGCGAAGATCGTCTCGATGTCGCTCGACAAGGTGCGCGCCACGCCGGGCGTGGTCGCGATCTTCACCGCCGAGGACTTCCCGGGCGTCAACGACGTCGGCCCGATCATCCACGGCGACGATCCGATTCTCGCGGACGGCCTCGTGCAATACGTCGGCCAGCCGATGTTCATCGTGGTCGCGACCTCGCACGAAGCCGCGCGTCTCGCCGCGCGCCGCGCCGAAGTCGTCTACGAAGAGCTGCCGGCGGTGCTGACCGCGCAGCAGGCGCGCGCCGCGAACCAGCACGTGCTGCCGCCGATGAAACTCGCGCGCGGCGATGCCGGCACGAAGATCGCCCGCGCCGCGCATCGCGAAGCCGGCGAAATGCTGCTGGGCGGCCAGGAACAGTTCTATCTGGAAGGCCAGATCTCGTACGCGGTGCCGAAGGACGACGACGGCATGCACGTCTACTGTTCGACGCAGCATCCGACCGAAATGCAGCACATGGTCGCGCATGCGTTGGGCGTGGCGTCGCACAACGTGCTGATCGAGTGCCGCCGGATGGGCGGCGGGTTCGGCGGCAAGGAATCCCAATCGGGTCTGTTCGCCTGCTGCGCGGCGCTCGCCGCATGGAAGCTGCTGTGCCCGGTGAAGCTGCGTCCGGACCGCGACGACGACATGATGGTCACGGGCAAGCGCCACGATTTCCACTACACGTACGAAGTCGGTTACGACGATCAAGGCGTGATCGACGGCGTGTCGGTCGACATGACCTCGCGCTGCGGTTTCTCCGCCGACCTGTCGGGTCCGGTGATGACGCGCGCGCTGTGCCACTTCGACAACGCGTACTGGCTCTCCGACGTCTCGATCGACGGTTTCTGCGGCAAGACCAACACGCAGTCGAACACCGCGTTCCGCGGCTTCGGCGGTCCGCAGGGCGCGTTCGCGATCGAATACATCATGGACAACGTCGCGCGTTCGGTCGGCCAGGATTCGCTCGACGTACGTCGCCGCAACCTGTACGGCAAGACCGAGCGCAATCAGACGCCGTACGGCCAGGTCGTCGAAGACAACGTGATTCACGAGCTGATCGACGAACTCGAAGCGACCAGCGAATACCGCGCACGCCGCGCCGCGATCAACGAATTCAACGCGAACAATGAGATCCTGAAGAAGGGTCTCGCATTGACGCCGGTGAAGTTCGGCATCGCGTTCAACGTGACCCACTTCAACCAGGCCGGTGCGCTGGTGCATATCTACACCGACGGTTCGGTGCTGGTGAACCACGGCGGCACCGAAATGGGCCAGGGTTTGAACACCAAGGTCGCGCAGGTCGTCGCGCATGAACTCGGCATCAGCTTCGGCCGTATCCGCGTGACCGCGACCGATACCAGCAAGATCGCCAATACCTCGGCGACGGCGGCATCGACCGGTTCGGACCTGAACGGCAGGGCCGCGCAGGACGCCGCGCGTCAATTGCGCGAACGTCTGCAGGCATTCGCGGCCGAGCGTTTCGGCGGCAATCAGGTGAGCGCGTCGGAAGTGCGCTTCGTGCACGACCGCGTGGTGGTCGGCGACGCCGTGGTGCCGTTCGAGGAAGTGATCGCGAAGGCCTACGTCGCACGTATTCAATTGTGGTCCGACGGTTTCTACGCCACGCCGAAGCTCTACTGGGATCAGGCGAAGCTGCAAGGCCGGCCGTTCTTCTACTACTCGTACGGCGCGGCCGTGTCGGAAGTGGTGATCGACACGCTGACCGGCGAAATGCGCGTGCTGCGCGCGGACGCATTGCACGACGTGGGCGCATCGCTGAACCCGGCGCTCGACGTCGGCCAGGTGGAAGGCGCGTTCATTCAGGGCATGGGCTGGCTCACGACCGAGGAACTGTGGTGGAACGCGGGCGGCAAGCTGATGACGCATGCGCCGTCCACCTACAAGATTCCGACCGTCAACGACACGCCGCCCGATTTCCGCGTGCGCCTGTTCAAGAACCGCAATGCGGAGGACAGCATTCACCGTTCGAAGGCGACCGGCGAGCCGCCGCTGCTGCTGCCGTTCTCGGTGTTCTTCGCGGTGCGCGATGCGGTCTCGGCGGTGGGCAACCACAAGGTCAACCCGCCGCTGAACGCGCCGGCGACGAGCGAGGAAATCCTCAAGGCCGTCAGCGCGGTGCGCGCGGCCGTCGCCACGCCGCGTCAGTGA
- the xdhC gene encoding xanthine dehydrogenase accessory protein XdhC yields MNASSSVQIGRRSTVQVPRPAPMHIVLFGAGHVGHALVELLGSLPCVVQWVDERDELFPDETPANVQIEATDTPDAIVDTAPPGAYFLVMTHNHALDFSLAARIMRRRDFTYFGMIGSKTKRVKFERRLLDRGVDLDRLVEMTCPIGVAGIVDKAPPAIAVAVCAELLQIRSRQVAAQATLDKLCASV; encoded by the coding sequence ATGAACGCTTCTTCTTCCGTTCAGATCGGCCGGCGCAGCACCGTGCAGGTGCCGCGTCCGGCGCCGATGCACATCGTGCTGTTCGGTGCCGGGCACGTCGGTCACGCGCTCGTCGAGCTGCTCGGCAGCCTGCCGTGCGTGGTCCAGTGGGTCGACGAACGCGACGAGCTGTTCCCCGACGAGACGCCCGCCAACGTGCAGATCGAAGCGACCGACACGCCGGATGCGATCGTCGATACGGCGCCGCCCGGTGCGTATTTCCTGGTGATGACGCACAACCACGCGCTCGATTTCTCGCTGGCCGCGCGCATCATGCGGCGACGCGATTTCACGTACTTCGGCATGATCGGTTCGAAGACCAAGCGCGTGAAGTTCGAGCGCCGTCTGCTGGATCGCGGTGTGGATCTTGACCGGCTGGTGGAGATGACCTGTCCGATCGGCGTGGCGGGTATCGTCGACAAGGCGCCGCCCGCGATCGCGGTGGCGGTGTGTGCCGAACTGCTGCAGATCCGCTCGCGGCAGGTCGCGGCGCAGGCGACGCTGGATAAACTCTGCGCGAGCGTGTGA